The Fimbriimonadaceae bacterium nucleotide sequence AAGTTGTCCTTGCTCCCGTTGCCGGTGATGGTGGCCTTGAAGTATCCGCCGTCAAGGCTGTCGATGAGGATTGCCGCCGGGCCCAGCGACGGAATGGCGAGGAGGGCGAGGCTGAGCAAACGACCCATGGCATCAGTATAACGGTCTCGAAGGGAAGTGCGATACCAGATTTGCTAACTGGCGAGTGTTCATGCCTCGGCACGCCCCGTGCCGAGGCTAAATGCTGAAGCGCGAGAGCAAAAAGGTCGGCTGGTCCAAGTCGAATGCATCGCGTAGGAGGATGGACTAGACTGAGGCATGGCGCTCGCGGTGTTCAGCGTGGCCGAGCAGGATCTGTCGGTCGAGAATAGCCTCGGCACGGGGCGTGCCGAGGCATGAAAAAGGAACCACCGTCCGCGTGTACCATGCCGCGAGTGCGACGAATACGGTCGCCGTCCGTTTCGGCACCACCGGACTACCCGCGGCGACGATCGCGAGCGGCAAGTCGTCGGAGTTCGTGTTCGTCGGCGGGAAGTGGCGCTCCACCTACCACGACGTCGCGTACGTCCAGCAGTGAAAGCCTAGCGAGTCCAGGCCCTCTTCCTAGCCAGCAGGAGGGCTCCGGTGCTTGCCCCGAGGAAGCCAGCAGGCTCTGGCACGGCTCGAAACTCTGTAACGTAATGCACAAGCGGAATGTTGCGGGTGCCACTGAATGACTGCCGGAACATGAGGGTTCGGATGTCCGACCAGTCCACTTCCCCGACGAAGTTTTTCTGCTGAAACCTGATGCCGGTATCCGTCAGCCCAGGTTGAAAGTTCGTCGCAAGACGACCTGTGCGGTCACCGACCAAGATCATCCATGTTTGGGCAAAGAAGAACTGCGGCTCCATGTCGATGTCGAGCTCGAAGGTCGGGAGTTCGGTAAGGTTCATGCTAAACGAGCCGCCGAACCCTTGACCGTACGCCAAGATCTCCTCGTTGCTGACGGATTCAGGCCCGGGTGTTACGACCCGAGCTTCGCCGAGCCCAACCTCGAACGTTGTCGTGTACCCATAAATGTTTCCGCCGACCGTTTAGGCAGTGTAACGGTGGCCCGCGTACACCTGGTTGCGGTCGAGGTCGCGGGCGAAGTTGTCCTTGCTCCCGTTGCCGGTGATGGTGGCCTTGAAGTATCCGCCGTCAAGGCTGTCGATGAGGATTGCCGCCGGGCCCAGCGACGGAATGGCGAGGAGGGCGAGGCTGAGCAAACGACCCATGGCATCAGTATAACGGTCTCGAAGGGAAGTGCGATACCAGATTTGCTAACTGGCGAGTGTTCATGCCTCGGCACGCCCCGTGCCGAGGCTAAATGCTGAAGCGCGAGAGCAAAAAGGTCGGCTGGTCCAAGTCGAATGCATCGCGTAGGAGGATGGACTAGACTGAGGCATGGCGCTCGCGGTGTTCAGCGTGGCCGAGCAGGATCTGTCGGTCGAGAATAGCCTCGGCACGGGGCGTGCCGAGGCTAGTCGCGACAGAGAGCTCAGTCTCTTCAATTCCGAATTCCTTCAGTGCCATGCTTAAGTCTAGCCCGTCCTCGCGGGCGATGCCCTCGACGAGGTAGAGCCGGGCTGACGACCATCGGTAGTCCTCCTCGCGTTCGCAGAGGCCCGCCCGGACAGGGTTTTGGTGGACGTAGCGGACTTTCTGGTCGAAGGTGGCGGTGTCCGCCACGGTCACCGACCGGAAGCCCGCCTGCCACATCGAGCGCCGGTTGAGCCCCGTCTGCTGGGCGAGGGCCGCGCGCTCCGCCTCGTCCAGGAGTGGCAGCACCAGCTTCGCCAGGTTGGACTTCAGCCGTTGCACCAACCACGACACCGTCTGGCCTGCAGGGCACTGCACAAGGAGGTGCAGGTGGTTGGACATCACGACGAAGGCGTGCAGCGGCGCCCGGTAGCGCTGGCAGTCGGCGAGCAACGCGGCTGCGACGAGGTCATGGGTCTCGGCCCTGCCGAACACTGGGGCGAAGTCAAGCGCCGTCGTTGTGACAAAGGCCACCTGCCCGCCTTCCGTCCAGTTGCGCCAGTGCCGTTGCCGCACGTTTGGAGTTTAGCCTCGGCACGGGGCGTGCCGAGGCATGCCGAGGCTATTCTCACCCGACCCAGACGGGGGGCAGGGGGACGAGGGAGGAGGCTTGGCCGGTGGCGGGGAAGACGAAGCGGTAGGCGGGGGCGTGCCAGCCCTGGGGCGCGGTGACGTCGCGGGACAGGACGCCTTGGGTGAACGTGGCGAAGGTTTGGGTGCGGTACTTTCCGGGGTCGGGGCGGGAGAGACTGGTGCGGAGCGGTTGGAGCAGGAGCTCGGTGACCACGCCAGGGGCATTGGGGGCTGAGGCCGTGAAGCGGACCCCCTCACCCCCCTGCCCCCTCTCCCCCAGAGGGGCGAGGGGGAGCGGTGCTGCCGTCACGACCAGTGCGTCGCCGAGAAAGCTCGCGGCCGGTGGGGTGCGCGGCGGCGTCGCCTCCGGGTCGACCTGCAGGATCTTGGTCGCCAGGCGGACGAAGGCGGACTGGGCGCGGGGGTCTGCGGGTTGGCCGTTAGCGGTTAGCTGCTCTGCTTCACGGCGGGCGTAGGCATGCCAGGAGAGGGCTTCCTCAGGGTTGAGCGTCCGGAAGAGCCGGGCGGCCCGGGTCAGCCGCTCTCGCGCTGCTTCTTGCAGGGGCGTCCTCGGGTTGCGGGGCGTGACCTTCTGGCGCACCTGCACCCGTCCGTCGCCGAACCGCACGACCACTGCGTTGCCGAGCGTGCCGCTCAGCCCCTCGACCAGTGCCCCAGGCCGCATCTTCGCCATACCCTTGTTATCGGCGCATAGGTGCCGTCACCCCAGGGCTGCCCCCGGGTTCCCCGAGCATTCCCCACGGCACCGGTGCCGTGGGGAACCCTCGGGGAGCGCGGGGGGAGTTGGCGGGGCTGTGGTCGAGGACGCGTTTTGTCTCGACGGGTGGCACGGCCCTCCGAGTGGGTGGCATGGTTATGGCCCTCACCAGTCGCTCCTGCCAACTCTCTGCCCACATGCGGGCCAGAGGCCCGCTAGCCGGGTTGCGGACGGGACGTCCGCGCTCCGGCGGAGCCTCTTGCCACATGCGGGCCAGGGGTCCGCTAGCCGGGTTGCGGACGGGGACGCCCGCTCTCTGGCGAAGCCTCCTGTCACATGCGGGCCAGAGGCCCGCTAGCCGGGTTGCGGACGGGGACGTCCGCGCTCCGGTGAAGCCTCCTGTCACATGCGGGCCAGAGGCCCGCTAGCCGGGT carries:
- a CDS encoding transposase, whose amino-acid sequence is MRQRHWRNWTEGGQVAFVTTTALDFAPVFGRAETHDLVAAALLADCQRYRAPLHAFVVMSNHLHLLVQCPAGQTVSWLVQRLKSNLAKLVLPLLDEAERAALAQQTGLNRRSMWQAGFRSVTVADTATFDQKVRYVHQNPVRAGLCEREEDYRWSSARLYLVEGIAREDGLDLSMALKEFGIEETELSVATSLGTPRAEAILDRQILLGHAEHRERHASV